Proteins encoded in a region of the Triticum dicoccoides isolate Atlit2015 ecotype Zavitan chromosome 3A, WEW_v2.0, whole genome shotgun sequence genome:
- the LOC119270288 gene encoding bifunctional purine biosynthesis protein PurH-like has protein sequence MVCAAVSLAGGSATAAATSLSRRPALDLHSRRLLWARAMSHVAPRLSSATVGAPTPDHDQRPARARAVAAQAGVRQALISLSDKTDLANLGNGLESLGFSIISTGGTASSLEAAGVNVTKVEQITHFPEMLDGRVKTLHPSIHGGILARRDQEHHLEALNEHGIGTFDVVVVNLYPFYDKVTSGTITFEDGIENIDIGGPTMIRAAAKNHKDVLVVVDHHDYPALLKYLQENQVDPQFRRMLAWKAFQHVASYDSAVSEWLWKQSSGGDIFPPSFTVPLSMKSTLRYGENPHQKAAFYGDRSLSLVNAGGIATSFQHHGKEMSYNNYLDADAAWNCVSEFENPTCVVVKHTNPCGVASRQDVLEAYRLAVKADPVSAFGGIVAFNTTIDEDLAKEIREFRSPTDGETRMFYEIVVAPGYTEKGLEVLKGKSKTLRILEAKRSGKNMLSLRQVSGGWLAQESDDLTPEDITFTTGSERAPTDSELSDAKFAWLCVKHVKSNAIVIAKDNCMLGMGSGQPNRVDSLRIAFRKAGEAAKGAALASDAFFPFAWKDAVEEACENGIGTIAQPGGSMRDKDAVDCCNKYGVSLLFTGVRHFRH, from the exons ATGGTTTGCGCCGCCGTCTCACTAGCCGGCGGAAGTGCCACTGCCGCTGCCACCTCCCTctcccgccgaccagcgctcgaccTCCACAGCCGCCGCCTGCTCTGGGCGCGCGCGATGAGCCACGTCGCGCCGCGGCTCAGCTCCGCCACGGTCGGGGCCCCCACCCCCGACCACGACCAACGGCCCGCCAGGGCCAGGGCTGTCGCTGCGCAAGCAG GAGTGAGGCAAGCACTGATATCTCTGTCGGATAAAACGGACTTGGCCAATCTTGGAAACGGTCTTGAGAGCTTGGG GTTTTCTATCATCTCCACTGGTGGTACAGCGTCAAGCCTGGAGGCAGCTGGAGTGAATGTTACAAAAGTCGAACAGATTACACATTTTCCTGAAATG CTTGATGGAAGAGTAAAAACATTGCACCCCAGTATACATGGTGGTATTCTTGCCCGAAGAGACCAGGAGCATCATCTTGAAGCATTGAATGAGCATGGCATAG GGACATTTGATGTGGTTGTGGTGAATTTGTATCCATTCTATGATAAGGTCACCTCTGGTACAATTACTTTTGAGGATGGCATTGAAAACATTGATATTGGTGGGCCTACAATGATCCGGGCTGCAGCGAAG AATCATAAGGATGTTCTTGTTGTTGTGGATCATCATGATTACCCTGCTCTATTGAAATATCTACAAGAAAATCAAGTGGACCCACAGTTCCGCAGGATGCTGGCATGGAAAGCTTTCCAGCATGTGGCTTCTTATGATTCAGCCGTCTCAGAGTGGCTGTGGAAGCAATCGAGCGGTG GAGATATATTTCCTCCAAGTTTTACTGTTCCCCTCTCGATGAAGTCGACACTTCGTTATGGTGAAAATCCTCATCAAAAGGCCGCATTTTATGGTGACAGGAGTCTTTCTCTAGTCAATGCCGGTGGTATTGCAACATCATTTCAGCACCATGGAAAG GAAATGTCTTATAACAATTACTTGGATGCTGATGCTGCATGGAATTGTGTGTCAGAGTTTGAGAATCCTACTTGTGTTGTGGTTAAGCACACCAATCCGTGCGGTGTTGCATCCCGGCAGGATGTTCTTGAGGCATACAGGTTGGCCGTAAAGGCAGATCCTGTGAGTGCATTTGGCGGAATCGTTGCATTCAACACCACAATTGACGAA GATCTTGCAAAGGAGATTCGCGAGTTTAGAAGTCCTACAGATGGCGAGACTCGGATGTTCTATGAGATCGTGGTGGCACCAGGATACACAGAGAAGGGCCTTGAGGTCCTCAAAGGTAAATCAAAGACGTTGAGGATCCTTGAGGCAAAGAGAAGTGGGAAAAACATGCTGTCGCTCAGGCAGGTCAGTGGTGGTTGGCTAGCTCAAGAATCTGACGATCTAACCCCAGAAGACATCACCTTCACGACGGGTTCTGAGAGAGCTCCGACGGACAGTGAGCTCTCGGATGCCAAGTTCGCCTGGCTCTGTGTGAAGCACGTCAAGAGCAACGCCATTGTGATTGCCAAG GACAACTGCATGCTGGGCATGGGTAGCGGGCAGCCAAACAGGGTGGACAGCCTGAGGATCGCCTTCAGGAAAGCAGGGGAGGCTGCCAAGGGAGCTGCTCTGGCCAGCGACGCCTTCTTCCCATTCG CTTGGAAGGATGCCGTGGAGGAGGCGTGCGAGAATGGCATCGGCACGATCGCGCAGCCCGGCGGCAGCATGAGGGACAAGGATGCCGTTGACTGCTGCAATAAGTACGGCGTGTCCCTCCTCTTCACCGGCGTCCGCCACTTCAGGCACTGA
- the LOC119272938 gene encoding RING-H2 finger protein ATL32-like, which yields MAASGKRSLAAVALAAIASSAAAQTPGGPPGSHNNSMSFSDVMAILFFMAFFFPVFVVLLAFACLRLFRPPDEPPAGDDSSSEGSLHKEGLNAAEIAALPLVSYRDVRQHRIGASGVDPLECAVCLMEFGDDDCLRLLPACPHAFHPECIGLWLAKHVTCPLCRASVLDPPVLDPEELMQPPSPEETPAPHESPRRLADHDHDTVVVVLIEDPGCNEEEDERTRILARRMRCEAAGRQALPRSNSTGHERAGGTEHFALRLPEHVRLEILMSHRLRHVTSAVASVRVREGSAHDPSAGGNSVRSAVARLLSLFAPGDGRRGDDEEKSGGSSRRRRDDSARGAGEDKLRND from the coding sequence ATGGCCGCCTCCGGCAAGCGTTCCTTGGCCGCCGTCGCTCTCGCGGCGATCGCTTCCTCCGCGGCCGCGCAGACGCCAGGAGGCCCGCCGGGATCGCACAACAACTCGATGAGCTTCTCCGACGTCATGGCCATCTTGTTCTTCATGGCCTTCTTCTTCCCCGtcttcgtcgtcctcctcgcgtTCGCCTGCCTCCGCCTGTTCCGGCCGCCGGACGAGCCCCCGGCCGGCGACGACTCGTCGTCGGAGGGGTCGCTCCACAAGGAGGGCCTGAACGCCGCGGAGATCGCGGCGCTGCCGCTGGTGTCCTATCGGGACGTCAGGCAGCACCGGATCGGCGCCAGCGGGGTTGACCCGCTGGAGTGCGCGGTCTGCCTCATGGAGTTCGGCGACGACGACTGCCTCCGCCTCCTGCCGGCGTGCCCGCACGCGTTCCACCCGGAGTGCATCGGCCTCTGGCTCGCGAAGCACGTCACGTGCCCGCTCTGCCGCGCCAGCGTCCTCGACCCGCCGGTCCTCGACCCCGAGGAGCTGATGCAGCCTCCCTCGCCGGAGGAGACGCCGGCACCGCACGAATCGCCGCGCCGGCTCGCGGATCACGATCACGACACGGTGGTGGTGGTGCTAATCGAAGACCCCGGCTgcaacgaggaggaggacgagaggaCAAGGATCCTTGCGAGGAGGATGCGGTGCGAGGCCGCCGGGCGTCAGGCGCTGCCGCGGTCGAACTCGACGGGGCACGAGCGTGCCGGCGGGACGGAGCACTTCGCGCTGCGGCTGCCGGAGCACGTCCGTCTCGAGATCCTGATGTCGCACAGGCTGAGGCACGTGACGAGCGCGGTCGCGTCCGTGCGCGTGAGGGAAGGGAGCGCCCATGACCCAAGCGCCGGCGGCAATTCGGTGAGGAGCGCCGTGGCGAGGCTGCTCTCCCTTTTCGCGCCCGGGGATGGGCGGAGGGGAGACGACGAGGAGAAGTCCGGGGGCTCGTCTCGCCGGCGGCGCGATGACTCTGCCCGGGGAGCAGGAGAAGACAAGCTGAGAAACGATTGA
- the LOC119272939 gene encoding F-box/FBD/LRR-repeat protein At1g13570-like: MVAHMERGGMDRDMLPPRPARLPRRHPLALRRAFVPDGVDRISRLPDAVLRNIVSRLPAKDAARTAALASRWRPLWRSAPLTLADSHLLPDGGAGGQLVIGAASPRAVTAAVSRVLAAHPGPFRCVHLTRTTMEEHRGEMARWLDILVAKGVQELVFVNRPLPIDLRLPATIFNCASLTRLHLGIWRLPDTAVVPRAARFPNLRELGLYWNSMEDRDLDFMLERSPVLESLFILGFQSGLRLRLVNQSLRCIQLGFSFAEDIDLVDAPRLERLFQFAELTESPKMNNGRPTRKRSSMIKIGSAPKLRVLGYLKPGEQELAGNKENIVPSVQILGIEVQFGVRNTVKKVPGFLRCFPNLETLHVQSRPISEESTGKVNVKFWQEGGPIKCILQSIKKVFFYEFRGSRSEVSFLKFVAEKARVLEQMVVVVAIECFSLGDDNVRVKLKPLTSAKWNSKACGLELFKSPVTDDSGPAYNHELASDFEFADPFDLKYYKRAERISVS; this comes from the exons ATGGTCGCGCACATGGAGCGCGGCGGCATGGACCGCGACATG CTACCTCCCCGACCCGCCCGTCTCCCCCGCCGCCACCCTCTCGCTCTCCGGCGCGCCTTCGTCCCCGACGGCGTCGACCGCATCAGCCGCCTCCCCGACGCGGTCCTCCGCAACATCGTCTCCCGCCTCCCCGCCAAGGACGCCGCGCGCACCGCCGCCCTCGCCTCGCGCTGGCGGCCCCTCTGGCGCTCGGCTCCTCTCACCCTCGCCGACAGCCACCTGCTTCcggacggcggcgcgggcggccagCTCGTCATCGGCGCCGCCTCTCCCCGCGCCGTCACCGCCGCGGTGTCCCGCGTCCTCGCGGCGCACCCGGGCCCTTTCCGCTGCGTCCACCTCACCCGCACCACCATGGAGGAGCACCGTGGCGAGATGGCCCGCTGGCTCGACATCCTCGTCGCCAAGGGGGTCCAAGAGCTCGTCTTTGTCAACCGCCCTTTGCCGATAGACCTGCGCCTCCCCGCCACGATCTTCAACTGCGCCTCCCTCACCCGCCTCCACCTCGGCATCTGGAGGCTCCCGGACACCGCCGTCGTACCGCGCGCCGCCAGATTCCCCAATCTCAGGGAGCTCGGCCTCTATTGGAATTCCATGGAGGACCGTGATCTCGACTTCATGCTTGAAAGAAGCCCCGTCCTGGAGTCGCTCTTCATCTTGGGATTCCAGAGCGGATTACGCCTCCGCCTCGTCAACCAGAGCCTGCGGTGCATACAGCTCGGCTTTTCCTTCGCGGAGGACATCGACTTGGTGGATGCCCCTCGCCTGGAGAGGCTCTTTCAGTTCGCCGAGCTCACCGAGTCCCCCAAGATGAACAATGGCCGCCCCACCAGGAAACGATCTTCTATGATCAAGATTGGCTCTGCTCCTAAACTGCGTGTGCTGGGATACCTTAAGCCAGGAGAGCAAGAGCTG GCTGGGAACAAGGAGAATATTGTCCCTAGTGTGCAGATTTTGGGCATAGAGGTGCAATTCGGTGTCCGCAATACTGTCAAGAAAGTTCCTGGCTTTCTCAGATGCTTCCCCAACCTGGAGACGCTCCATGTCCAG TCCCGCCCCATATCTGAAGAGTCCACTGGCAAGGTCAATGTCAAGTTCTGGCAGGAGGGCGGTCCCATCAAATGCATCCTGCAGAGCATCAAGAAGGTGTTCTTCTATGAGTTCCGAGGGTCGAGAAGCGAGGTTTCTTTCCTCAAGTTCGTCGCGGAGAAGGCTCGGGTGCTGGAGCAGATGGTGGTTGTGGTGGCCATAGAGTGTTTCTCCCTGGGGGATGATAATGTGAGGGTGAAGCTGAAGCCTCTAACCAGCGCAAAATGGAACAGCAAAGCTTGCGGACTCGAGCTCTTCAAGAGCCCGGTCACTGACGATTCAGGTCCTGCTTACAACCACGAACTAGCTTCTGATTTTGAGTTTGCTGACCCTTTTGACCTCAAGTACTACAAAAGAGCAGAAAGGATCTCTGTAAGTTAA